A single region of the Bdellovibrio sp. GT3 genome encodes:
- the queG gene encoding tRNA epoxyqueuosine(34) reductase QueG, whose protein sequence is MTPQEIKPLLDPFLAELGVSHFGWAPLQNPLSFDFYRSWIDEGLHGEMKYLADHAPIKENPQSKWSRAESALVFAMPYFPHPEKMENFPLKSARVSMYAQGIDYHFWFKERMQKLCVELGKAFPEEEFLAFTDSSPLLERDLAKKAALGWVGKNTCVIHPKKGSLFFIGEIVTSLKITTEIEPLPDFCGTCTRCLDICPTGALIEPRKMDARKCISYLTIESRQIPEESLRNQIGDWFFGCDLCQTVCPWNQKVFKGQLSIEKSLSLTSEHEKDLTTELRYILTSSGKKLSKDFFGTPLARAGSFGLKRNALIVTANRKLKELQPEVEALSEHEKLGELAQWTLGQLQS, encoded by the coding sequence GTGACGCCTCAGGAGATAAAACCACTTTTAGATCCATTTTTAGCCGAACTGGGAGTCTCCCACTTCGGCTGGGCGCCTTTGCAGAATCCTTTGAGTTTTGATTTTTATCGCAGCTGGATCGATGAGGGCCTGCACGGCGAGATGAAGTATCTGGCGGACCACGCCCCGATCAAAGAAAATCCCCAAAGCAAATGGTCCCGCGCGGAAAGTGCCTTGGTATTTGCGATGCCTTACTTTCCACACCCCGAAAAAATGGAAAACTTCCCACTCAAGTCCGCCCGGGTCAGCATGTACGCCCAAGGGATCGATTACCATTTTTGGTTCAAGGAACGGATGCAAAAACTCTGTGTGGAATTGGGCAAGGCCTTCCCGGAAGAGGAATTCCTGGCTTTTACTGACAGCTCCCCACTTCTGGAAAGAGACCTCGCAAAAAAAGCCGCCCTGGGCTGGGTCGGTAAAAACACCTGCGTGATCCACCCTAAAAAAGGCAGTCTGTTTTTTATCGGCGAAATTGTCACCTCCCTGAAAATCACCACCGAAATCGAACCGCTGCCGGATTTTTGCGGCACCTGCACTCGTTGCCTTGATATTTGCCCGACTGGCGCCTTGATTGAGCCGCGCAAGATGGATGCCCGTAAATGCATCTCTTATCTGACCATTGAGTCGCGCCAGATTCCTGAAGAGAGTCTGCGCAATCAAATTGGTGATTGGTTTTTCGGCTGTGATTTATGCCAGACAGTGTGCCCTTGGAATCAGAAGGTCTTCAAAGGTCAGCTGTCCATTGAAAAAAGCCTGTCCCTAACCTCGGAACACGAAAAGGATCTGACCACGGAGCTTCGCTATATTCTGACAAGTTCCGGTAAGAAACTAAGCAAGGATTTCTTTGGCACCCCGCTAGCGCGGGCTGGTTCCTTTGGGTTGAAGCGCAATGCTTTGATTGTCACGGCCAACCGCAAACTTAAAGAGCTTCAACCTGAGGTCGAAGCTCTTTCAGAACACGAAAAATTGGGAGAACTGGCCCAGTGGACCCTGGGACAGCTACAGTCCTAG
- a CDS encoding CCA tRNA nucleotidyltransferase: MDQVRTILQSHPHWPAVEAIYHSLSDKGYKAFLAGGCVRDALLGFKANDLDIATDATPDQIEKLFEKTVGVGKVFGVMRVLVGGADIEVATFRNDGTYADGRRPDHVEFSSPEEDAERRDFTVNALFYDLKTHQVLDFVNGQADLQKQILRTVGDAKKRFTEDHLRLLRGARFAAQLDFAIEPVTMKAMTEMSSLVKTVSGERLRDEMGKLLKSKNVPLGLRVMQDTGLQAELFPWKAMDVSWTGYPGCEIWQNLSLYLRSAGSAELSKSIELLRLSTKERRGIEDAWNLWHKPEEFLMQRLGIQLQQMQKPGVYWALEVLMKEGHFEERILALFAESQDFGEELPKPFLTGEDLKGKLQGPAIGTCLQEAYCLQLEKNHGDRKQALAWLDQYLKKV; the protein is encoded by the coding sequence ATGGATCAAGTTCGCACTATTTTGCAATCTCATCCCCATTGGCCCGCTGTGGAGGCAATCTATCACAGTTTGAGCGATAAAGGCTATAAAGCGTTTTTAGCCGGGGGCTGTGTACGTGACGCTTTATTGGGTTTTAAAGCCAATGATTTGGATATCGCGACCGATGCGACTCCGGATCAGATCGAAAAATTATTCGAAAAAACTGTCGGGGTGGGTAAAGTCTTCGGGGTCATGCGTGTTCTCGTGGGTGGGGCTGATATCGAAGTGGCCACCTTTCGCAACGACGGCACCTACGCGGATGGCAGACGTCCTGATCATGTGGAGTTCTCCTCGCCCGAGGAGGATGCTGAACGCCGCGATTTTACCGTGAATGCCCTGTTTTATGATTTGAAAACGCATCAAGTGCTGGATTTTGTAAATGGCCAGGCCGATTTACAAAAACAGATTCTGCGCACTGTGGGTGATGCTAAAAAACGCTTCACTGAAGATCACCTGCGCCTGCTGCGCGGGGCTCGCTTTGCAGCACAGTTGGATTTTGCGATAGAGCCAGTCACCATGAAAGCCATGACGGAGATGTCTTCGTTGGTCAAGACTGTCAGTGGTGAACGACTGCGCGATGAGATGGGCAAATTGCTGAAATCAAAGAATGTGCCTCTGGGACTGCGTGTGATGCAGGATACGGGACTGCAGGCCGAGCTGTTTCCCTGGAAGGCCATGGATGTCAGTTGGACCGGTTATCCCGGTTGTGAAATTTGGCAGAATTTAAGTTTGTATTTGCGATCTGCGGGTTCTGCGGAGTTGTCAAAGAGCATTGAATTATTGCGTCTTTCAACAAAGGAACGCCGGGGTATCGAAGACGCCTGGAATTTGTGGCATAAGCCAGAGGAATTCCTGATGCAGCGTCTGGGGATTCAGCTGCAGCAAATGCAGAAACCGGGTGTGTACTGGGCCCTGGAAGTTTTGATGAAAGAAGGCCATTTTGAGGAACGTATCCTGGCTTTGTTTGCCGAGTCTCAGGATTTCGGTGAAGAGTTGCCAAAACCATTCCTGACCGGCGAGGATCTGAAAGGCAAACTTCAGGGGCCGGCGATTGGCACGTGTTTGCAGGAAGCTTATTGCCTGCAACTGGAAAAAAATCACGGGGATCGCAAGCAAGCGCTCGCGTGGTTGGATCAATACTTAAAGAAAGTCTAA
- a CDS encoding RDD family protein → MNDVFVASTWKRLFAIMLDQIFLVVCYLPFGTLFYRAWFTQGDVEISLFQLGMLFLVPALYEAVSLMLLSATPGKWLLGLKVVPADDPTKELQYTQCVLRPLTSRLTFFFSWAIYALAFFRYDRTHLSDWVAETRVVQFTPRPQRPTIRWVVGSLLILSYAYEGLLFSSNIINEINWKNGKADLRALVAISSMEDVSVDVGEDMMEDE, encoded by the coding sequence ATGAACGACGTCTTTGTTGCGAGTACTTGGAAAAGACTTTTTGCCATCATGTTGGATCAGATTTTTCTGGTGGTTTGTTACCTGCCTTTCGGGACACTTTTCTATCGTGCTTGGTTTACTCAAGGTGATGTCGAGATTTCCCTGTTTCAACTGGGGATGCTGTTCCTGGTGCCGGCCCTTTATGAAGCCGTGTCTTTGATGCTGTTGTCGGCCACTCCGGGGAAATGGTTGTTGGGTTTAAAAGTTGTACCTGCAGATGATCCGACGAAGGAGTTGCAATACACGCAGTGTGTTCTGCGTCCGCTGACCAGTCGTCTGACTTTCTTTTTCTCCTGGGCTATTTATGCCCTGGCTTTTTTTAGATATGACCGAACTCATCTTTCTGATTGGGTTGCCGAAACCCGCGTGGTGCAATTTACACCGCGCCCTCAGCGTCCCACGATCCGTTGGGTGGTGGGGAGTTTGCTGATTTTGTCTTATGCCTACGAAGGACTGTTGTTTTCATCGAATATCATCAATGAAATTAACTGGAAAAACGGCAAGGCAGATCTGCGGGCCTTGGTTGCGATCAGTTCCATGGAAGATGTTTCCGTGGATGTGGGTGAAGACATGATGGAGGACGAATAA
- a CDS encoding HD-GYP domain-containing protein, giving the protein MTTSPGKTVDVIIGSPHPGFLETIQAVLKGYYPYILQQFKSVDEIIDASSNAEFKPILALIDGQDGTNTTNEWVQTTKMNYPDCHLIVLHSSAPLDFNIVKKNGADEVMHINFDREFISDMVLQLAPIDLDGENIPITALMPVDLRDMEPNITLNFDVYVHLPANHRSVILRHSGDVIEDRHVEKFKNMRQQMYVKKTQMKQFFEFARTIMSMRNIPFPISMTEKFHRSKKNIYEFMQIFLNAASGDYSMGKGILDKCKTIINELELNKTLPGPEIYDEVCRYTGNTRSYYHDALCVSAFAAYFAQLLDWPEEKRESAAIAGLLHNIGLSQANFSATEIDVTKLSGEQAHDYKFYPERSVNLVKAKKVPINQDIQDGIMQHRELPGGRGFPKALPTEDITAIGKLLSIAYSFHQLTALRDQASALAPQIAMSTMKDDAISGNGNYDLVMISTIAKKFKP; this is encoded by the coding sequence ATGACGACCAGCCCTGGAAAGACTGTTGATGTCATCATAGGAAGCCCTCATCCGGGATTTTTGGAGACTATTCAGGCAGTTTTAAAGGGCTACTATCCGTACATCTTGCAACAATTCAAAAGCGTCGACGAAATCATCGACGCTTCTTCAAACGCCGAATTCAAACCCATTCTGGCATTAATCGACGGTCAAGACGGTACGAACACCACCAATGAGTGGGTTCAAACCACCAAAATGAACTACCCCGACTGCCACCTGATCGTATTGCATTCATCCGCTCCCCTGGATTTTAACATCGTTAAAAAGAACGGTGCCGACGAGGTGATGCATATCAACTTTGACCGGGAATTTATCTCGGACATGGTTCTGCAGCTGGCTCCGATTGACCTTGATGGCGAGAACATCCCGATCACAGCCCTGATGCCTGTGGATTTGCGCGACATGGAACCCAACATCACTCTGAACTTTGATGTCTACGTTCATCTTCCAGCAAATCATCGTTCCGTCATTCTGCGCCACAGTGGTGACGTGATCGAAGACCGCCACGTGGAAAAGTTCAAAAACATGCGCCAACAGATGTATGTCAAGAAAACTCAAATGAAGCAGTTCTTTGAGTTCGCGCGCACCATCATGAGCATGCGTAATATCCCCTTCCCGATCTCCATGACCGAGAAGTTTCATCGTTCCAAAAAGAATATCTACGAATTCATGCAAATTTTCCTGAATGCCGCCTCTGGCGACTACTCCATGGGAAAAGGAATTTTGGATAAATGTAAAACGATCATCAATGAACTGGAGCTGAACAAGACTCTGCCTGGCCCGGAAATCTATGATGAGGTCTGCCGCTACACCGGCAACACCCGTTCTTACTATCACGACGCCCTTTGCGTATCCGCCTTCGCGGCCTATTTCGCACAGCTTTTGGATTGGCCCGAGGAAAAACGTGAATCTGCGGCGATTGCAGGCTTGCTACACAATATCGGCTTGTCCCAAGCCAACTTTTCAGCGACAGAAATCGACGTCACCAAACTAAGTGGCGAACAGGCCCATGACTATAAGTTCTATCCGGAAAGATCCGTGAATCTGGTAAAAGCCAAAAAAGTTCCGATCAATCAGGACATTCAAGACGGAATCATGCAACACCGGGAACTTCCAGGTGGTCGCGGCTTCCCTAAAGCTTTACCAACTGAAGACATCACAGCTATCGGAAAGTTGTTGAGTATCGCTTATTCATTCCATCAATTGACAGCACTGCGCGATCAGGCTTCAGCACTGGCACCACAAATCGCCATGAGTACCATGAAAGACGACGCGATCAGCGGCAATGGCAATTACGATCTGGTGATGATCAGTACTATCGCTAAAAAATTTAAGCCTTAA